From Sporosarcina sp. Te-1, the proteins below share one genomic window:
- the queG gene encoding tRNA epoxyqueuosine(34) reductase QueG, producing the protein MNVAQFQQEVRDYAATIGIDKIGFTTAAPFRELKNRLKRQQELGYQSGFEESDIEKRTNPVLLLDQAESIISIAVAYPSKMEHTPKGRKGERRGIFCRASWGLDYHVVLREKLQLLETFMKVRIPSVQCRSMVDTGELVDRAVAERAGIGWSAKNCSIITPEFGSYVYLGEMITNIPFAPDTPMEDECGDCTLCLDACPTGALIQGGQLNAQRCIAFLTQTKQPIPEEFRGEIGNRIYGCDTCQTVCPKNKGKYNMHQEAFQPDPERSKPLLEPILSLSNREFKETYGHMSGSWRGKNPIQRNAVIALAHFKEESAVPTLAKLLKTDGRPMIRSTAAWALGEISCNESRLALEQALATEQDPEVLAEVRQALQIT; encoded by the coding sequence ATGAATGTCGCTCAGTTCCAACAGGAAGTCCGTGACTATGCAGCCACGATCGGCATCGATAAAATCGGTTTTACGACCGCTGCTCCTTTCCGTGAATTAAAGAATCGATTGAAACGGCAGCAGGAACTCGGCTACCAATCCGGTTTTGAAGAAAGTGATATAGAGAAGCGAACAAATCCCGTACTATTGTTGGATCAAGCGGAAAGCATCATATCGATTGCAGTGGCCTATCCATCTAAAATGGAACATACCCCTAAGGGGAGAAAAGGGGAAAGACGGGGAATCTTTTGCAGAGCCTCCTGGGGATTGGATTACCATGTCGTCCTTCGGGAAAAGCTCCAGCTGCTGGAGACCTTTATGAAAGTTCGAATTCCAAGCGTCCAGTGCCGCTCGATGGTCGATACGGGTGAGCTTGTAGACCGGGCGGTTGCCGAACGGGCCGGTATTGGATGGTCGGCAAAGAATTGCTCCATCATTACACCAGAGTTTGGATCCTATGTTTATCTGGGTGAGATGATCACCAATATTCCGTTCGCGCCTGATACACCGATGGAAGACGAATGCGGCGACTGCACGCTTTGTCTGGACGCATGCCCAACCGGTGCCCTAATACAAGGAGGGCAGTTAAACGCCCAACGTTGCATCGCCTTTTTAACACAGACGAAGCAACCGATCCCAGAAGAATTTAGAGGGGAAATCGGCAATCGAATCTACGGCTGTGACACATGTCAAACGGTTTGCCCGAAAAATAAAGGCAAATATAATATGCACCAGGAAGCTTTTCAACCGGATCCGGAACGGTCAAAACCTTTGCTTGAACCGATACTTTCATTATCAAACCGGGAGTTTAAAGAAACGTACGGTCATATGTCCGGTTCATGGAGAGGAAAGAACCCAATCCAGCGCAATGCAGTCATTGCACTTGCGCACTTCAAAGAAGAGTCGGCTGTTCCAACATTAGCGAAGCTATTAAAAACGGATGGGCGGCCGATGATCCGCAGCACCGCAGCGTGGGCCTTGGGTGAAATTAGTTGCAATGAAAGCAGGCTTGCTTTGGAACAAGCCTTGGCAACGGAACAAGATCCCGAAGTTCTCGCCGAGGTGAGACAAGCACTACAGATTACATGA
- a CDS encoding B3/4 domain-containing protein yields the protein MKLEMDEKLFHTMPDLKIGLIYYNKITVSESPQMLKGRLQLFQEQLFFDLEDKALTDFPGIREWRTAWKAFGADPSRYRPSVEALYRRIKKQNYIAPYHSAVDLNNFFSLQYQIPVGIYDRMKLVGDATLTLGDEETGYEGLNGRFNTLEHILTLRDEYSPFGSPFVDSIRTAVTEETTSALQVLFLRPSLDVEEASKLTDASANMFTSISGGDSTTHVLHALQRSVDIPD from the coding sequence TTGAAACTTGAAATGGATGAAAAGCTGTTTCACACCATGCCCGATTTAAAAATCGGCCTTATCTATTATAACAAAATAACGGTGTCGGAATCGCCCCAAATGTTAAAAGGACGCCTGCAGTTATTTCAGGAACAGTTGTTTTTTGATTTGGAGGACAAAGCGCTCACTGATTTTCCTGGAATACGGGAATGGAGAACTGCCTGGAAGGCATTCGGAGCCGATCCGAGCCGCTATCGTCCGTCTGTCGAAGCATTATATCGAAGAATCAAGAAACAGAATTACATAGCGCCCTATCATAGTGCCGTTGATTTGAACAATTTCTTCTCATTGCAATACCAAATTCCTGTCGGCATCTATGATCGCATGAAACTAGTAGGAGATGCCACGCTGACGCTAGGTGACGAAGAGACCGGTTATGAAGGGCTGAACGGTCGTTTTAATACCCTGGAACATATTTTGACGCTTCGTGATGAATATAGTCCGTTCGGCAGCCCGTTTGTCGATTCCATCCGGACCGCTGTAACGGAAGAAACAACTTCTGCTTTGCAAGTGCTCTTTTTGCGGCCATCTCTGGATGTGGAGGAGGCTTCAAAACTGACAGACGCCTCGGCAAACATGTTTACTTCCATAAGTGGCGGTGATTCCACAACGCATGTGTTACATGCATTACAAAGATCAGTCGATATCCCTGATTAA
- a CDS encoding RNA polymerase sigma factor codes for MPDTIEEWFHLYERDITSYLIYFTGRFDVEDYVQETFLIALQKRTSFNHRSHPRTWLISIARNRVVDTFRRKQVWERLMPFLHIPPTVQNSLEAALIATHDQQLLYQAIAKLSARYRDVVILRGILEMSVSETARVMHCSENYVRVLFHRALAKLRKTLEEIPYEQA; via the coding sequence GTGCCGGATACGATTGAAGAATGGTTTCATTTATACGAACGAGATATAACCAGCTATCTCATTTATTTTACAGGACGTTTCGATGTGGAGGATTATGTTCAAGAGACTTTCCTGATTGCCCTGCAAAAAAGGACATCTTTTAATCATCGATCCCATCCCAGAACTTGGCTTATTTCGATTGCCCGTAATCGGGTGGTGGATACGTTTCGACGTAAACAAGTATGGGAGCGGTTGATGCCATTTTTGCATATTCCGCCTACCGTTCAGAACTCCTTGGAAGCGGCATTGATTGCCACGCACGATCAGCAGCTGTTGTATCAAGCGATTGCTAAACTTTCCGCTCGTTATCGAGACGTGGTCATTTTACGTGGAATTTTGGAGATGTCTGTTAGCGAGACGGCCCGAGTCATGCACTGTTCCGAGAACTATGTTCGTGTGTTATTTCATCGTGCATTAGCCAAATTGAGAAAAACGTTGGAGGAGATTCCTTATGAACAAGCCTAA
- a CDS encoding nucleotidyltransferase-like protein produces the protein MEQILRPIYQERASSPETLGVILLEKRTDGDPVTDTFDEILLIITSNNDIPIYTKHYTEGTGKAAMHVISEKQLRKWLLLGTKRKVVDWLFYGKIYFDRNEFVEKLKEELKEYPFHGRRVKMGLELSKLVRTYMEGKSFFDRKDFMDSYHHAVQSLHHLARLAIIESGLSPEVTVWSQVKKLDPAIYKLYEELILSEEPIEKRLELMFLASEFFIHNRTVDGARHILDIMSAKSNWTIQELHEHEELRMYSINLEVLIEFLVDKGLIEIVKSESKNEFVFHRDYSVKLSQ, from the coding sequence ATGGAGCAGATTTTAAGACCGATCTATCAAGAACGGGCAAGTTCGCCAGAAACCTTGGGAGTCATCCTGTTGGAAAAACGTACAGATGGTGACCCGGTAACAGATACATTTGATGAAATATTACTCATTATCACTTCGAACAATGATATACCGATATATACGAAGCATTACACAGAGGGCACCGGAAAAGCTGCCATGCACGTGATAAGTGAAAAGCAACTGCGAAAATGGTTATTGCTAGGAACTAAAAGAAAAGTGGTGGATTGGCTGTTTTACGGCAAAATCTATTTTGATCGAAATGAATTTGTTGAAAAATTGAAAGAGGAGTTAAAAGAATATCCTTTCCATGGAAGAAGAGTGAAGATGGGGTTAGAGCTATCCAAATTGGTTAGAACCTATATGGAAGGGAAATCGTTTTTTGATCGGAAGGACTTTATGGACTCCTATCATCATGCAGTACAATCTCTCCATCATCTGGCGAGATTAGCAATTATAGAGTCTGGATTATCGCCGGAAGTAACGGTATGGTCCCAAGTGAAAAAATTAGATCCGGCTATCTATAAGTTATATGAAGAACTCATCCTGAGCGAAGAACCGATTGAAAAGAGATTGGAATTAATGTTCTTGGCCAGCGAATTTTTCATTCATAATCGAACAGTAGATGGAGCAAGGCATATCTTGGATATCATGTCGGCCAAAAGCAACTGGACGATCCAAGAGCTTCATGAACATGAGGAACTCAGGATGTACTCCATCAACTTGGAAGTGTTAATTGAGTTTTTGGTTGATAAAGGATTAATAGAGATAGTCAAATCGGAATCTAAAAATGAATTTGTATTTCATCGGGATTATAGCGTGAAGCTTTCCCAGTAA
- a CDS encoding YgzB family protein — protein sequence MKPYKNKINRIRTFALSLVFIGFVIMYFGIFFKNHQIIMLIFMVIGVLAILASTIVYAWIGTLSTRAVQIVCPNCGKQTKMLGRVDMCGHCREPLTLDPALEGKEFDESYNRPSRKKETE from the coding sequence TTGAAACCGTACAAAAATAAAATAAACCGGATTCGAACGTTCGCACTTTCCCTGGTATTCATCGGCTTTGTCATCATGTATTTCGGAATCTTTTTCAAAAATCATCAGATCATCATGTTGATTTTCATGGTGATTGGCGTGCTGGCCATCCTAGCGAGCACGATTGTGTACGCTTGGATTGGCACCCTCTCGACTCGAGCCGTTCAAATCGTCTGTCCGAATTGCGGCAAACAGACCAAAATGTTAGGACGCGTTGATATGTGCGGCCATTGCAGAGAGCCCTTGACACTAGACCCCGCATTAGAAGGCAAGGAATTTGACGAATCCTATAATCGTCCCTCACGTAAAAAGGAAACCGAATAA